From Lagenorhynchus albirostris chromosome 15, mLagAlb1.1, whole genome shotgun sequence, one genomic window encodes:
- the AIMP2 gene encoding aminoacyl tRNA synthase complex-interacting multifunctional protein 2 isoform X1, which yields MPMYQVKPYHEGSGSLRVELPTCMYRLPNVHGRIASPAPAASHVQEESDPSLQALESRQDDILKRLYELKAAVDGLSKMIQTPDADLDVSNIIQADEPAALSTSALDLNSVLGKDYGALKDIVINANPASPPLSLLVLHRLLCDHYKVLSTVHTHSAVKSVPANLLKCFGEQTRQQPRHEYQLGFTLIWKDVPKTQMKFSVQTMCPIEGEGNIARFLFSLFGQKQDAVNLTLIDSWVDIAIFQLKEGSSKEKAAVFRSMNSALGKSPWLVGNELTVADVVLWSVLQQTGSCSGTAPANVQKWMRACENLAPFHMALELLQ from the exons ATGCCGATGTACCAGGTAAAGCCCTATCACGAGGGCAGTGGATCTCTCCGTGTAGAGCTTCCCACCTGCATGTACCGGCTCCCCAACGTGCACGGTAGGATCGCCAGCCCCGCGCCAGCAGCGAGCCACGTGCAG GAAGAGTCGGACCCATCTCTTCAAGCTCTTGAGTCCCGCcaagatgatattttaaaacGCCTGTATGAATTGAAAGCTGCGGTCGATGGTCTCTCCAAGATGATTCAGACACCAGACGCGGACTTGGATGTAAGCAACATAATCCAAGCTGACGAGCCCGCTGCTTTATCGACCAGTGCATTGGACTTAAATTCCGTGCTTGGAAAG GATTACGGGGCACTGAAGGACATCGTGATCAACGCCAACCCCGCCTCGCCACCCCTCTCCCTGCTCGTGCTGCACCGGCTGCTCTGTGACCACTACAAGGTCCTGTCCACTGTTCACACGCACTCAGCCGTCAAGAGTGTGCCGGCAAACCTCCTCAAGTGCTTCGGCGAGCAGACGAGGCAGCAGCCCCGTCACGAGTACCAGCTGGGTTTTACTCTGATTTGGAAGGACG TGCCGAAGACTCAGATGAAGTTCAGTGTCCAAACGATGTGTCCCATCGAAGGAGAAGGGAACATTGCACGcttcctgttctctctctttGGCCAGAAGCAGGATGCTGTGAATTTAACCCTCATAGATAGCTGGGTAGATATAGCGATTTTTCAGCTAAAAGAGGGAAGCAGTAAAGAAAAAGCCGCTGTGTTCCGCTCCATGAACTCTGCTCTCGGGAAGAGTCCCTGGCTCGTTGGGAATGAACTCACGGTGGCGGATGTCGTGCTGTGGTCCGTTCTCCAGCAGACAGGGAGCTGCAGTGGGACAGCGCCAGCCAACGTGCAGAAGTGGATGAGGGCCTGTGAAAACCTGGCCCCTTTTCACATGGCCCTCGAGCTCCTTCAGTGA
- the AIMP2 gene encoding aminoacyl tRNA synthase complex-interacting multifunctional protein 2 isoform X2: MPMYQEESDPSLQALESRQDDILKRLYELKAAVDGLSKMIQTPDADLDVSNIIQADEPAALSTSALDLNSVLGKDYGALKDIVINANPASPPLSLLVLHRLLCDHYKVLSTVHTHSAVKSVPANLLKCFGEQTRQQPRHEYQLGFTLIWKDVPKTQMKFSVQTMCPIEGEGNIARFLFSLFGQKQDAVNLTLIDSWVDIAIFQLKEGSSKEKAAVFRSMNSALGKSPWLVGNELTVADVVLWSVLQQTGSCSGTAPANVQKWMRACENLAPFHMALELLQ, translated from the exons ATGCCGATGTACCAG GAAGAGTCGGACCCATCTCTTCAAGCTCTTGAGTCCCGCcaagatgatattttaaaacGCCTGTATGAATTGAAAGCTGCGGTCGATGGTCTCTCCAAGATGATTCAGACACCAGACGCGGACTTGGATGTAAGCAACATAATCCAAGCTGACGAGCCCGCTGCTTTATCGACCAGTGCATTGGACTTAAATTCCGTGCTTGGAAAG GATTACGGGGCACTGAAGGACATCGTGATCAACGCCAACCCCGCCTCGCCACCCCTCTCCCTGCTCGTGCTGCACCGGCTGCTCTGTGACCACTACAAGGTCCTGTCCACTGTTCACACGCACTCAGCCGTCAAGAGTGTGCCGGCAAACCTCCTCAAGTGCTTCGGCGAGCAGACGAGGCAGCAGCCCCGTCACGAGTACCAGCTGGGTTTTACTCTGATTTGGAAGGACG TGCCGAAGACTCAGATGAAGTTCAGTGTCCAAACGATGTGTCCCATCGAAGGAGAAGGGAACATTGCACGcttcctgttctctctctttGGCCAGAAGCAGGATGCTGTGAATTTAACCCTCATAGATAGCTGGGTAGATATAGCGATTTTTCAGCTAAAAGAGGGAAGCAGTAAAGAAAAAGCCGCTGTGTTCCGCTCCATGAACTCTGCTCTCGGGAAGAGTCCCTGGCTCGTTGGGAATGAACTCACGGTGGCGGATGTCGTGCTGTGGTCCGTTCTCCAGCAGACAGGGAGCTGCAGTGGGACAGCGCCAGCCAACGTGCAGAAGTGGATGAGGGCCTGTGAAAACCTGGCCCCTTTTCACATGGCCCTCGAGCTCCTTCAGTGA
- the AIMP2 gene encoding aminoacyl tRNA synthase complex-interacting multifunctional protein 2 isoform X3, whose product MIQTPDADLDVSNIIQADEPAALSTSALDLNSVLGKDYGALKDIVINANPASPPLSLLVLHRLLCDHYKVLSTVHTHSAVKSVPANLLKCFGEQTRQQPRHEYQLGFTLIWKDVPKTQMKFSVQTMCPIEGEGNIARFLFSLFGQKQDAVNLTLIDSWVDIAIFQLKEGSSKEKAAVFRSMNSALGKSPWLVGNELTVADVVLWSVLQQTGSCSGTAPANVQKWMRACENLAPFHMALELLQ is encoded by the exons ATGATTCAGACACCAGACGCGGACTTGGATGTAAGCAACATAATCCAAGCTGACGAGCCCGCTGCTTTATCGACCAGTGCATTGGACTTAAATTCCGTGCTTGGAAAG GATTACGGGGCACTGAAGGACATCGTGATCAACGCCAACCCCGCCTCGCCACCCCTCTCCCTGCTCGTGCTGCACCGGCTGCTCTGTGACCACTACAAGGTCCTGTCCACTGTTCACACGCACTCAGCCGTCAAGAGTGTGCCGGCAAACCTCCTCAAGTGCTTCGGCGAGCAGACGAGGCAGCAGCCCCGTCACGAGTACCAGCTGGGTTTTACTCTGATTTGGAAGGACG TGCCGAAGACTCAGATGAAGTTCAGTGTCCAAACGATGTGTCCCATCGAAGGAGAAGGGAACATTGCACGcttcctgttctctctctttGGCCAGAAGCAGGATGCTGTGAATTTAACCCTCATAGATAGCTGGGTAGATATAGCGATTTTTCAGCTAAAAGAGGGAAGCAGTAAAGAAAAAGCCGCTGTGTTCCGCTCCATGAACTCTGCTCTCGGGAAGAGTCCCTGGCTCGTTGGGAATGAACTCACGGTGGCGGATGTCGTGCTGTGGTCCGTTCTCCAGCAGACAGGGAGCTGCAGTGGGACAGCGCCAGCCAACGTGCAGAAGTGGATGAGGGCCTGTGAAAACCTGGCCCCTTTTCACATGGCCCTCGAGCTCCTTCAGTGA